The genomic region TGGAATGAATGCATGCGTGATCGTAAGCCCGGCAAGAAGTGGCATGGCATATAGAACCAGTGATTTTCCTGTTTTTTTACTTAGAGCATAGGTGACAGGCACCAGGATAATGAAGGCGACATCAAAGAATACCGGGATTGCTACAAGGAATCCTGTTAACATCATCGCCCATGGAGACCGCTTTTCTCCAGTCTTCCGAAGTAAATATTTAGCAAGGCTGTTCGCACCACCAGATTGCTCCAGTATTCCGCCAAATAATGCACCTAACCCCACCACGGTAGCAACAAAACCTAAAGTACTGCCCATGCCTTCCTGCATGGTAGTTAATATTTCAGTAGCAGGCATTCCTGCAAAAATACCTACAAGTATGCATACTATTAGCAATGCCAGGAACGCCTGTATTTTAAGTTTAAGGATAAGGAATAACAAAATGGCAATTCCGCCGAGAACGGCGAATAAAATTTGAAGATCCATAGGTTATTCTGGTTTCCAGTTTGAATGAAAATATTCACCCCTGGGTTTATCTATCCTTTCATATGTGTGAGCACCAAAATAATCTCTTTGTGCCTGAATAAGATTGGCCGGTGTATTCTCTCTGGTGAAACTTAAAAAGTAATTTAAAGCTGAGGAGCATACCTGCATTGGACATCCTTGAGATAAAATCGCAGGTATAATTCGTGTGAATATTTCCTGATCCTCATTTAATTTTTCCGCAATATCGGGGTATAATAATAAATGGCTACTCTTAGTTGAATCGTAAATTCCAGACAGCTTTTCCATAAATGAGGATCTAATTATACAGCCATTGGTCCAAATCCTGGCTATCTCAGAAAAGTTTAAATTCCATCCATATTCCACGGAAGCTATTCGCAACAATTCAAAACCAATACTATGGTTGATCACAGAGGCCGATCTATAACTTTTGAAGAGCTCATCATCTGTAATTTCCAGATCAGCCTTATTTTTTAGCTTATACAATTCCCTGACCTGGTTTTTATGCTTTTTAAAAGCCGAAATATTTCTGGCAAAAACTGAAGCTGTTATCGTATCCAGGGAAACCCCAACCTCAAGCGCAGCAACGGTGGTCCAGCCACCAGTCCCTTTTTGACCTGCAATGTCCAGAACTTTATCTAACAGATATTGATTATTTTCCTTTTTCAGTAAAATATCGGCAGTGATTTCCAGGAGAAAGCTTATCTGCTTCAGGTTCCACTCAGTAAAAACTTTGGATATAGCTTCCGGTGAACGGTCCTGGAAATACCGCATAAAATAATAGAATTCTGCTATAAGCTGCATTTCGCCATATTCGATACCATTATGCACCATTTTTACATAATGACCGGAACTTCCTGGGCCAATATAATTACAGCAAGGTCTTTCCAGTCGATCTTTAGCCGCGATGCTGCCTAACAAGTCCTTTACCCTATTGTAGCCCTCTTTAGAACCACCGGGCATGATAGAAGGACCATTTAATGCTCCATCTTCACCTCCGGAAATACCGACTCCTAAAAAGTGAATTCCTAATTCACTTAATTTTTCAAGTCTTCTTTCGGTATCTTTAAAATGG from Gramella sp. MT6 harbors:
- the gnd gene encoding decarboxylating NADP(+)-dependent phosphogluconate dehydrogenase; its protein translation is MSKVYILMGVSGVGKTTLGMMLAEELSVPFYDADNFHSASNKEKMQNGIPLTDLDREGWLGKMSSLIPEWQSSNGGVLACSALKEKYRNQLAGGIDKDLEWIFLFEDFSIIADRISKRKLHFFNPDLLKSQYDTLEPPDYGIHIKVENSPEESLKEILQKLNMPEFGIIGLGVMGKSLALNMAGKNFLVSVYNRREGELEENIAQNFVDKYSDKYQLQGFDDLKNFVFSLKSPKKILLMIKAGDPIDEIIEELIPFLKTGDLILDGGNSHFKDTERRLEKLSELGIHFLGVGISGGEDGALNGPSIMPGGSKEGYNRVKDLLGSIAAKDRLERPCCNYIGPGSSGHYVKMVHNGIEYGEMQLIAEFYYFMRYFQDRSPEAISKVFTEWNLKQISFLLEITADILLKKENNQYLLDKVLDIAGQKGTGGWTTVAALEVGVSLDTITASVFARNISAFKKHKNQVRELYKLKNKADLEITDDELFKSYRSASVINHSIGFELLRIASVEYGWNLNFSEIARIWTNGCIIRSSFMEKLSGIYDSTKSSHLLLYPDIAEKLNEDQEIFTRIIPAILSQGCPMQVCSSALNYFLSFTRENTPANLIQAQRDYFGAHTYERIDKPRGEYFHSNWKPE